A region of the Arsenicicoccus dermatophilus genome:
TTGGCCATGATCTTGAGCAGCAGCTTCATCAGGGTCCGGCGCGGCAGGCCGTACTTCACGGCGAGCCGCATGATCTCGGGGTGACCGATCAGCTGGGCGAAGGTGCGCCCGAGGGTGTAGTAGCCACCGAGCTCGTCGGTCATGATCCGGGGATAGGCCTGGAGCACCCGCTCGCGGCCGGCCGCGTCCCGCGCGAGCGCCTGGACGATGATCTCGGCGCTGTGGCGTCCGGCCTCCAGGGCGTAGTCGATGCCCTCGCCGTTGAAGGGGTTGACCATGCCGCCCGCGTCGCCGACGAGCATCAGGCCGTCGGCATACAGCGGCTTGCGGTTGAAGGCCATCGGCAGCGCCGCGCCGCGGATGGGCTGGGTCATGGCCTCGTCGGTGCAGCCCCACTCGGGGGGCAGGGTGGCGACCCACCGGCGCAGCAGGTCCTTGTAGTCGACCTTCCCGAACTGCGGTGAGGTGTCGAGCATCCCGAGCCCGATGTTGACCCGCCCGTCACCCAGGGCGAAGATCCAGCCGTAGCCGGGCAGGAGGACCTTCTTGCCCTCGGGTCGGTCGGCGTCCTCGGGCACCCACAGCTCCAGCCAGGACTCCATGTAGTCGTCGTGGGTGCGCGGGCTGGTCCAGTAGGAGCGGGCGGCGACACCCATGGGGCGGGAGGTGAGCTTCTCGCGGCCGACGGCGGTGGCCAGCCGGGAGGAGACGCCGTCGCAGGCGACGACGACGGGGGCACGCCACTGCCGGGTCTGTCCGGTGGCGCGACCGTCCTGCAGGACCTTCGCGGTCACCCCGACGACGCGGCCGCCCTCGACGACCGGCCCGGTGACGGAGACCCCCTCGTGCAGACGGGCGCCGCACCCCACGGCGTGGCGGGCCAGGGTCTCGTCCAGGGTGGCGCGGGCGCGGGCCATGCCGTAGCCCGGGAAGGACGCGGACTCCGGCCAGTCGAGCTGGAAGGTCTGCCCGGCGCCGACGATGCGCAGGCCCTTGTTGCGGATCCAGCCGTCCTGCTCGCGGGTGCCGACCCCGAGGGTGGTGAGCTCGCGGACCGCGCGCGGGGTGAGGCCGTCGCCGCAGATCTTGTCCCGCGGGAAGGTGGCCTTCTCCAGCAGGACGACGTCGAGACCGGAACGGCCGAGGTAGGCCGCGGTGGCAGAGCCGCCGGGCCCGGCGCCGACGACGATCACATCGGCGCTCTCCACCCCTGAAGGGCTCGTCCCTGCAGTCACAGTCACTCCGCTTCCGTCGTCTCGTCCGGGTGCTCCAGGGCTCAGGATGGTCCCAGACAAGCAGACCGCGGGCGGTGGGCGCACCACCTCGGGAGTCTAGGAGGGCACCTGCAGCATGTCGTCTTAGGGTTGCCTAAATCGTGCGTACGGTCGCGTTGATCGTCGCCGGATCGTGATCCGCGCCGTCATCCGGACGGCGGTCCGGGTCGCCCGCGCTCAGCGCTTGACGGCGCGGTGCAGCGCGACGATGCCGCCCGCGAGGTTGCGCCACTGCACCTCGCGCCACCCGGCCGCCTGGACCTGGGTGGCCAGGCCGCGCTGGTCGGGCCAGGCCTGGATGGACTCGGCCAGGTAGACATAGGACTCGGGGTTGCTCGACAGCCGCCGCGCCACCGTCGGCAGCGCCCCCATGAGGTACTGCACGTAGACGCGGCGGAAGGCGGCGTTGGTCGGGTGGCTGAACTCGCTGACGACCAGTCGGCCGCCCGGGCGCGTCACCCGCAGGAACTCGGCCAGCGCCCGCTCGTGGTCGACGACGTTGCGCAGGCCGTAGGACATGGTGACCACGTCGAAGGTGCCGTCCGCGAAGGGCAGGCGGGTCGCGTCGGCGGCGGTGAAGGACAGATCGGCGCGCCGCTGCTTGCCCACCCGCAGCATCCCGAGGGAGAAGTCGGCGGGGACCACGCGGGCGCCCGCCGCGGCGAAGGGCTCGCTGCTGGTGCCGGTGCCGGCGGCGATGTCGAGGATCGTCATACCCTCGCCGGCCGCCACGGCCTCGTTGACCGCGCGACGCCACAGCCGGACCTGGCCCAGGCTCAGCACGTCGTTCATCAGGTCGTAGCGGCCGGCCGTCTGGTCGAACATCGCGGCGACCTCGTGCGGCTGCTTGGACAGGGAGGCTCGGCTCATGGCCGTCATCCTCCCACGCACGACGGCGCGCCGGCCGCCGCCTGGCCCGGTGCTAGCCTGAGCCCGCCCCAGCCCCGACCCGCGAGGACGCCCAGCCACATGACCGAGCCCCTGCGCATCGTTTCCTTGTCCACCGAGGGCCTGGACCAGGGGGTGGCCGCCCGTTCCGGGAGCTTCCTCCAGCTGTCCTCCTGGGCGGCGCTCAAGACCGAGTGGCAGGGCGAGCGGATCGCCTGGCTGGACGGCAACGACCACGTGCAGGGGGTCGGCCTGATCCTGCACCGCCGGCTGCCCAAGGTCGGTCGCTCCCTGGCCTACCTGCCCGAGGGCCCGGTCCTGCCGTGGGACGAGGTGGCCGCCGACCCCGAGCGCTGGCTGGCCCCGCTCGTCGAGCACGCCCGCCGCGCGGGCGCCTTCACGCTGCGCGTCGGCATCCCGGCCACCGCCCGGTCCTGGGAGCCCGGCACCGTCAAGGCCGCGCTGGCCGACGAGTCCCAGACCTCGCTCTACGACGTCCCGGCCGACCGACACGACCCCCACGGGGAGCGGATCGTGTCCTGGCTGGCCA
Encoded here:
- a CDS encoding geranylgeranyl reductase family protein; this encodes MESADVIVVGAGPGGSATAAYLGRSGLDVVLLEKATFPRDKICGDGLTPRAVRELTTLGVGTREQDGWIRNKGLRIVGAGQTFQLDWPESASFPGYGMARARATLDETLARHAVGCGARLHEGVSVTGPVVEGGRVVGVTAKVLQDGRATGQTRQWRAPVVVACDGVSSRLATAVGREKLTSRPMGVAARSYWTSPRTHDDYMESWLELWVPEDADRPEGKKVLLPGYGWIFALGDGRVNIGLGMLDTSPQFGKVDYKDLLRRWVATLPPEWGCTDEAMTQPIRGAALPMAFNRKPLYADGLMLVGDAGGMVNPFNGEGIDYALEAGRHSAEIIVQALARDAAGRERVLQAYPRIMTDELGGYYTLGRTFAQLIGHPEIMRLAVKYGLPRRTLMKLLLKIMANLADEHGGGVTDRVITALTRVVPSS
- a CDS encoding demethylmenaquinone methyltransferase, with protein sequence MSRASLSKQPHEVAAMFDQTAGRYDLMNDVLSLGQVRLWRRAVNEAVAAGEGMTILDIAAGTGTSSEPFAAAGARVVPADFSLGMLRVGKQRRADLSFTAADATRLPFADGTFDVVTMSYGLRNVVDHERALAEFLRVTRPGGRLVVSEFSHPTNAAFRRVYVQYLMGALPTVARRLSSNPESYVYLAESIQAWPDQRGLATQVQAAGWREVQWRNLAGGIVALHRAVKR